In Ciconia boyciana chromosome 14, ASM3463844v1, whole genome shotgun sequence, the genomic stretch AGGGCCTAAGCCTGGGCCCAAGCCTGTGCCTGTGCCTGAGCCTGGGCCTGAGCCTGAACCTAAGCCAGGGCCTAAGCCTGAGCCCGAGCCTGAGCCTGAGCCTGAGCCTGAGCCTGGGCCTAAGCCTGGGCCTGAGCCTGAGCCTGAGCCAGGGCCTAAGCCTGGGCCCGACCCTGTGCCTGTGCCTGAGCCTgagcctgggcctgggcctgggcctgaGCCTGAACCTAAGCCAGGGCCTAAGCCTGAGCCCAAGCCCGAGCCCGAGCCTGGGCCTGAGCCCGGGCCTGGGCCTGAGCCTGAGCCTGAGCCTGGGCCTAAGCCAGGGCCTAAGCCTGAGCCCAagcccgagcccgagcccgGGCCTGGGCCTGAGCCTGCGCCTGAGCCTGCGCCCTCCAGGCCGCGCGCGTCCCCATGGCAACCGCGCCGCTGCGCAGCAGGGGGCGCTCGCGGGACCGGAACCCCGGgacgcccccccgccccccccgcccgctgtgccccgtcccccctccccgcccccgcctgATCCCCCGGTGTGCCCCCCCCCCGACCTCCCCGTGTGCCCCCATCCCCTCTCATCCcgccctgtgcccccccccccgccccagctccccagccccacgtaGGGCCGCGGCCTGGCACCCCGCAGGGGGCAGGGGTAGGGCCGGGGCCCGGGCAGGGGCGTTTCGGGGCTGTCCCCTACCCCTGTGACACCGAGGAGCCACCCGCCCCCCCCGGGCAGGTGGAGGCCatgcggggcggggggtggggggggagcaAGGACGGGGGCTGCACCCGGGGCCGGgtccctgcaggcagcctgggagcCCGGccagtgcagggctgggggctcgggggggtccccagacccctggctctgcctctgccaccgTCCCGCTGccgggcagggacggggaccagcGCTTCCCCGGTCCCAGTGAGCCCAGCAGGGCGCACACGGCTGCTGGGGCCGGTGGCAGAGGGGGACAGCGAACAGGCCTAAAACCTTCCAAAATCCGGCCCAGAACGTTGCTctggggaggagcgggggggccggggcagcgggtgACGGGCAGCGGGTGAGCCCTCACCCACCAGACCCCTGCGCTCCGCTGACGGGACCCGCTGGCGCTGCCCGACCCGGCTGCCCTGCAAAGCCCCCGGGAGACCCACGCAGAacccccagggcagggcagggcagggccacTGCGTCACCTGCCTGCAGGTGGGCaccgctgcctgcccctgggcagccccgaggtgtgtggggctggggtctcGCACAGCCTGCggcgggtgcaggcaggggcggGCATGGTGCAGGCCAGGTCGGGCATGGCGCAGGCAGGGGTGGGCATGGCGCAGGCAGGGGTGGGCATGGCGCAGGCAGAGGCGAGcatggtgcaggcaggggcggGCATGGCACAGGCAGGGGTGGGCATGGCGCAGGCAGGGGCGGGCATGGCACAGGCAGGGGTGGGCATGGCGCAGGCAGAGGTGGGCAtggtgcaggcagggcgggcATGGCACAGGCAGGGGTGGGCATGGGCGCAGGCAGGGGCGGGCATGGTGCAGGCAGAGGCGAGcatggtgcaggcaggggcggGCATGGCGCAGGCCAGGTCGGGCATGGCACAGGCAGGGGTGGGCATGGCGCAGGCAGAGGCGGGCATGGCGCAGGCAGGGGCGAGCATGGCGCAGGCAGGGGTGGGCATGGCGCAGGCCAGGTCAGGCATGGCGCAGGCAGGGGCGGGCATGGCGCAGGCAGGGGCGGGCAtggtgcaggcagaggtgggcaTGGCGCAGGCCAGGTCGGGCATGGCACAGGCAGGGGTGGGcatggtgcaggcaggggtgagCATGGCACAGGCAGGGGCGGGCATGGCGCAGGCCAGGTCGGGCATGGCGCAGGCAGAGGCGGGCATGGCGCAGGCCAGGTCGGGCATGGCACAGGCAGGGGTGGGCATGGCACAGGCAGGGGTGGGCATGGTGCAGGCCAGGTCGGGCATGGCGCAGGCAGGGGTGGGCATGGCGCAGGCAGGGGCGGGCATGGCGCAGGCAGAGGTGGGCATGGCGCAGGCCAGGTCGGGcatggtgcaggcaggggtgggcaTGGCGCAGGCAGAGGTGGGCATGGCGCAGGCAGGGGCGGGCATGGCGCAGGCAGAGGTGGGCATGGCGCAGGCCAGGTCAGGcatggtgcaggcaggggtgggcaTGGCGCTGGGCGCTTCTCCGCGTGGCCGCACAGACCTTCCTTGATGGAGCGGGACaaaggttttgttcttctcccaACACTGCAGCCTTGTGCGGCCGCGGCAGGCAGCGGCGACAGGCAGCAGCCAGCGCGGCCCCCACGCTCCCACGCCACGGCGCAGAGGGGGAGTTTCTCCTCCTTTGTCTGCTCCCGGCGAGAGCAGCAGCCGGTACGcggcagagctggagcagccagGGAAGGGCCTTGGCGGGAGCCGCGGAGGACGGCGGCCGAGGTCCCCTGTGCCCCGGCGCAGCCACCGCCTGCTCGGCCTTGCCGAGCTGGGAACGAGCCCGCCTGCCACGGGCAGTGATCCCAGGGGTGCCAAGCTCTTCATGACGGAAACACGACCGGGGAGCGTCCGGAGCAGGGAGAGCGGCTGCGCCTGGGGACGGGGAGGACGGCAGCATTGGGGACAAGGACACCCGCACCCCGTTCCCCCTGCGGCACCCGCTGCCGGCCATGGGAAACGGCATGAGCCAGGTAACGGGGCGTGCTGCGgcggctgctctgcagggccgGCCATGCCGGGGTGGTTTGTCTCAGcgctggaggcaggagaggttTGCCTGGTGGCTCGCTCTGCCGTGCCAAGCGGCGTTTCACCTGCCAGCACCGGATCCGGCACAGGGCTCGGCTGTCAGGCTGCTTGTTTACCCGCTGCCGGAGAGAAACCGGAGGAGAAGCAGGCAGGGACGCTGCGCCAGCCGGCAGACGGGGGTGTCCCAACAGCCACCCGGGGGGTGTGGAGGACGGGGGGGTGACAGCGAGCCCCTCCGAGGGACGGTGGAACCTTTCCCAACGCCTTTAAAAACCAAGGCACCGGCTCCCGAGCACGCACCGGGAGCCCTGTGCGACCCCGAGCCCGGCGGTCCCGCACCCCCCGCTCAGCGGGGCCGGGCTGTGCGTGGGGCTCAGCATCACTGGGCGGAGGGGACGGGCGCTATTTTACGGTCGTTTGACTTCCCCTTGTCGCAGGCGAACAGAGACACCTCCTTCCCGCAAGAATCTCCAGCTCCTAAGCTTGGAacacccctccccagccccataaccGGTCGTTATCTGGAGAAGCGCCCGGTGCTGCAGACGGGGCTGTAACTGCCCCGTTTTCTCCAGCGAGGAGCGGGTCAGAAGGGTGCTGGGGACGGGAACGTGCCGCTCTTTGTGGCTCGGTGTCCTGCCCTTGGGAGCTGCCCTTGCTAACTGACACTCTCCTACCAGCTCATTTCAGTGCCGCAGCTGCAAGCGAAAGGCGCCCTGTCGATAGATGATCTAAAGTCTTAGGaatcattaaaaaaccctctttaAGGTGTTTGACCAAGAGAAACCTTTCCCAATGCAGGCAGTGAGATAAGCGTgagcccagctgtgctggcagagatCACCTCTGCCTGCCCAGGTCCTGGGCACCAAACATCACAGCAGGGAGAAGTTGGAGGGGAACCGGGCAGACGTGGGGGTGAACAGCCCGGGGAGCCTCGCTGCCCAGgctgggagaaagggaaaatataaaatagctCCAGGTAAGAAGGGATGCAAGGTATCCCGCTTCTGCAGCCACAGTGTGATTAACGGAGGCGTTGTCAAGTAATTGTCTTTTCATCGTGAAAAGTGGAATTTCACaaggaaaataagatgaagACACGGTGTCCAGAGCGATCTGTTCCTGGGCTGTTAGAAGCGGGCTCCCTGCAGTGCAGAGTGAGGGGAGCAGagcttggggctgggggggggaccACTGCATTCCCCCCCAGGCTTCGTCATGCCTGTTGCTGCCCCGTCCCTCAGACAGTAGGAGTTCTGCATGGGTATAGTCCAAGGCTGTATGGAGGAGGCACGTGCAGCTTGCTGAGCTCAGATAAAAAGCTCTgacaaataatttattgataATAAGCAAGAGGAGCAATAAAAAAGCCGTGGCAAACTCCCAGCGCCTGCGAGGGTGCAGCGCCGGGCGGCTGCGCAGGTTGGGGTGCCAGGGCTGCATCCAGCCCCTCGTGCTGGATGCCAGAGCAGCGGCAGCGCCGGGAGCACCCATGGCCAGCTGCACCGGCACCGctccggccccggggctgcggggctggtgATGGTCATGTTCATGGCCGAACTTTGGCCTTTCCGGCCGAGGTCGCTGCTTCCCGCGGGGGGTCCCGGTGCGGTGGGTACCACGGCACAAGGGTGCTGCTCACACCGCCACTTCTCCTTGTGTTCCGCAGATCCTCCCCGGCCTCTACCTTGGGAACTTCATCGGTAAGCGGAGCCCCACCACCGCAGAGATGTCCTGCAGTCGGGGAGCTGGGCTTCCTTGAGTTcgtgcctccctgcctgcaacCGCTGCCCGACCCCCTGCCAGCGCCCGCCGCGTGCTCCGCTCTGCCGCTTGGTCTGTGTTGGCAGCAGCAAGAGCGGAGGCACCAGGAGGAAACACAAGGCAGAAACCCTCTGCCTTCACTTTGGTTTCCGTATTTAACGGCTGCCCTGGGCTCTCGGGACACACGGCGGGAAGGGGCTGAGCGGGGCCGTGGCCTCGGCAGGAAGGGTCCCGGCAGCCTGTCCCTGGGGTGACGCTGTCGGCTGGGACCGGGAAGCCCTCGCAGCCGTCCTGCTTCCCCTGCGCAAGGCAGCGAGCTgggcaggctgggaggggacgggggCACGCGGGGCGGCACAGGGCAAGCCAGGCTTTTGATTTCAAAACCCCCAAGTCCTGTGGGAGTTCACCCGCTGCAGTGGGCTGTGCCACGCGCCTGAGCTGGTGCGGACCCCGTGCcgggagcagaggggctggcgGTGCCGCACCAGCGCGAGGGAGCAGGACCGGAACCGCTGAGGGTGACGCACCCCAGTTTCACAGCTGTAGGAGATGCAGGGGGGGGCTGTCCACCCTCGGGAGGGAATTTCTCCCAGAGGCAGAATCACCCCTTCTCACACCAATTCACTATTTTAAGGGGTTTTTCATTATCAGGGGACAATTCATGACCAAGTGCTGGCATCTACCACGACAAACCAGCATTTATTAGTGCTCCTGCCTCCCTAATGGCTCTTTTGGCAGCTTGATTCCTGCTGTAAGTGCTGAGAAGGTTTAAAACCACTGGTATGAATTGCTAAGAAAATGTCATGAGAgcctgagcagcagccctggccggGGCAGCCCTGTGCTCTCTGCACCCCatggggtgggctggggggactGCGGCTTGCTGGGGGCAGAGAGACAAGGGCACCCGGCTCCCAGGTTCATCACCGGGGTTCCTGCGAGTGACCTGATGCCACCCAAGCTTCGCTCTACAAAGTAATCCAGGGTGACGACAGAGATTTCAGGCCTGCTACATTAAGCTCTGACTGCTCACAGAGACATTTGCTCCAGCTGAAAGCTTTTCCGGCCGCTGTAAGCCCTGACACCGGTGTCACCAATTGCCATCACTCTGCCTGCCCAAGGCGGGTGGGAAGGTGACGGGTGCTGTGCGAGTCCCCACGAGGGTCCCCACCGCACGTGGCACGGCTCGCCCGCAAGCGTCTCTCTCGAGACTCACGCCTATTAAAATTCACATCATGCCGTTAGCACATCGCGGTCTGGATTCCCCAGCCAAGGTTTTACACCACGTGAAAGTTTAGAAACCCAAAGCGACGAGATGGGAAAATGTTAGTCCTCCTCGCCAGCCGCTCGTGCAGCATCTGCTGGTCGTGGCATAAAAAGGAGATGGCTACgaagctgctctgccagcaagaCGAGCACGCTCCCCTCCCAGCGTAACAGCCGCTGTGCTGGACCAGCGGCCAGGGTCACAGCCAGGGATGCTGAAGCGTTAGCGAGAAGCGGGTCACTGCCCCAGTCGGCTGAGGGTACCCGATGCTGCGTGTGCAACTGCAGCGAGGACACGCGGAGTGCTGCGAGTCGCTGTTCGGGTGTTGTCCGCAGATCCCTCGGGTGCTAAAGGGGAGCTCAGACAGACCGAGCCAAAGTCAGGGTTGATACGAGCCGCTGCAGCTCCACTTCCATAGTTCACGAGATAAAGCAGATCCCTCAGGCTGCAGCGGGTCCCATTGCCGTGTGCGTGTTTGCGCAGGGGAGGTGCAGGCAGAGCGTGCGTCTCCTCCCCACGCTGGGGACAAGTACAGGCAGGCGGGAAGCTGCCTGCGTGCGAAGGAGGGAGTTTTTCCATGCGGGTGTAAATGCTCGCCCCAGCATGAGCAGCAAGGTCGAGTGCCTTCACAGGGAGGAGGTCTCTGGTTTGGTATCAGGGGGTTTGCGTTCCAAATTTCCAGGGTGCATTTGCATATTTGCCCGTGTCTGCGCTGCTGCACGTGGAGGGTGTGATGTAGCAGATCCTCTGGAGCAAAGCTTTGTGTGCTGTCTGTCTGCAGGAGCACGGCGGATGCACTTGTGGGAAGAGAAACTTAAGAAACGAGAACATGCTAATATCTAGTTTTACCCTTCAGATGCCAAAGACCTGGAGCAGTTAAGCCGGAACAAGATCACCCACATCGTTTCGATCCATGAATCTCCCCAGCCCTTGCTGCAGGTAGGGTCCCACGCCCGACGCCACCGTGTAaatctctgcagctccttccatgctgcagcatcttccttccccctctgGGCATCCCACGGCACGTACACCTCTCCCCTCTCAGTGGTcccagaggagctgggcagccccccCGGCATGGGAAACTGGCCGTCTTATGACTGtagcctggccttgaacactaACGGGAAACTatttccagctccccagcctCATCTTGTTTCCCACCCCCTCCCACAAGCCGCCTGTCCCCCATTGCCCTCCCCCTGCCAAGGGAGAGAGCGGCCCCGTCCCCACGCAGGGGGATGCCGCGTTGGGGGAGCGAAGCCCCACAGGCAGCACTGGGGCGAGGAGCAAAGGCGCTGCCAGACCGGCTGCAAGCGTGCGTGACACCCCGGCCGCGGCACCCGagtttctcctcttccttttgtgT encodes the following:
- the LOC140659639 gene encoding uncharacterized protein; its protein translation is MPTPACTMPDLACAMPTSACAMPAPACAMPTSACAMPTPACTMPDLACAMPTSACAMPAPACAMPTPACAMPDLACTMPTPACAMPTPACAMPDLACAMPASACAMPDLACAMPAPACAMLTPACTMPTPACAMPDLACAMPTSACTMPAPACAMPAPACAMPDLACAMPTPACAMLAPACAMPASACAMPTPACAMPDLACAMPAPACTMLASACTMPAPACAHAHPCLCHARPACTMPTSACAMPTPACAMPAPACAMPTPACAMPAPACTMLASACAMPTPACAMPTPACAMPDLACTMPAPACTRRRLCETPAPHTSGLPRGRQRCPPAGSGSGSGPGPGSGPGSGSGLGSGLGPGLGSGSGPGPGPGSGSGTGTGSGPGLGPGSGSGSGPGLGPGSGSGSGSGSGSGLGPGLGSGSGPGSGTGTGLGPGLGPGSGLGPGLGSGSGPGSGTGTGLGPGLGPGSGPGLGPGSGSGSGSGSGLGPGLGSGSGPGSGPGSGSGSGPGSGSGLGPGLGPGLGSGSGSGSGPGSGSGSGTGTGLGPGLGPGLGSGSGSGSGSGTGTGLGPGLGPGLGSGSGTGTGSGPGLGPGLGSGSGSGPGSASGPGSGTGSGPGLGPGLGSGSGLGPGSGSGPGSGSGLGTGPGPGRLPTGERGGGSCSRRRAGVTAWSRAPSGLTALCPRLLQRVTAQRCPRRQGRARRQQGLLHPGHALRPTCPAKGAFALTPPEDGASR